The Brienomyrus brachyistius isolate T26 unplaced genomic scaffold, BBRACH_0.4 scaffold50, whole genome shotgun sequence DNA window CCTTCTCTTGATGGAGACCCGTTTGAACCCTTTGTGGTCTTCTTGTGGTCTTCTCCATACAGCATCATCGTGACAGCATTCCTGGGCACCTCTGTAATCTTCGTATGTTTCACTCTGAGCGCCCTCTACGCCAAGCGCAGGAGCTACCTCTTTCTTGGAGGTAAGgccataatcccccccccccccccccccccccccccgtgggccGCTGAGGTTCACTATGAAGGTCGGTGTCAGCACGGCATGTTGCTGCTAAGGTTGTGATTCGCCACAGAGGTTAACTGCTGGGGCTTCGTGTGTCAGTACTGTTCTGTGCTCAGAATACTGCTTGATTGCCACATTAGCTTCGTTTGCTTGTCACCTTTTACTAAATCCACACTCTTTATTGTTGCGGCACCTATTTTATGACAATActcaataaataaatgtcatttaaatgaGTATCTAATTTGGAATTAAAATAGTCATTTAAAGGACTATTTATAAACatgtaatttaaataataattttaatcataatttaaattattatCTAAGTACTTATTTAATTGTTATTGAAATGATGATCTAAATTACAGTTTCAATCATGCCAGCAACCATTAAAATGATCTGTTAAAGCCACCCATCAAACTCAGTGGGCGGGTTCTAAACAAAACctaacatctgattggttacatTGCAAACTAAGTCAGATCAGTGTAACCTAGCTAATTGAAATCTCGTAAATAGCTGCCTTTTGTCTGTTCTGTCCTGGGGCTgaataaatattcatttaaagtgttattTAAATGACATATGCATAAATTATCATTTAAAGGACTATTTaaataatcatccatccattgtccaaaccgcttatccttctgagttgcggggggtccggagccaatcccggaagctatgggcacaaggcagccaacaacccaggatggggggccagcccatcgcagggcacactcacacaccatgcacacctatggacaatttagtaactccaattagcctcagcatgtttttggactgtggggggaaaccgcagtacctagaggaaaccccataacGACATgaaaagaacatgcaaattccacacacgtgacccaggcggagactcaaacccgggtcccagaggtgtaaggcaacagtgctaaccactacaccaccaagCCGCCCCCcttaaataatcatttaaatgacAAATGTATTGAATATTCTCAGTTTGGTGCTCAAACTGCATCAGTTTTGATGCAGAAGCAGTAAGCTGCTTACATTCACCGCGGTAAATTGGGAATTTCTTGGATTGATGGACAGATCTGTGGGGCTTGTTAGAAGCATATAAATTCCCACCACCTGACTCCCTCTGTGCTGGAATGGATGACAGCTTCCACCTAGTGCCATCCTgttgtgctttttaaaatgcACATGTATTCTCCTCCAGTAAATATTTGTGTAGATGTATTGAATTTCTCAGTGATTTATGCCTTATTCATTTTGAATTCCGTGGAAAGcacattttcaattttttttgtctGCCACACAGTAATTAATGGCTGCTGTACCCATCACACAGTATTTCAAGTGCCGAATGACACTGACGAGCAAACCACGCGCTCACTGACATACTAAGTATAGAAACTTGTTTGACGAATGaacctttttaatttatttgtttgccAGATATTGATATGGAGACGATCCTGGAAAGCATGttgctttttaaatttgtaacacTTCACAGTCTATAAACGTACTTGTGGCTTTTCTTGTCCTTCAGGTGCTTTGATGTCGGGGCTTTCCATCCTGTTCCTGGTCTCCTTGTTTAGCATGTTCATCGGATCGGCTTTTCCCTTCAAGGTGAAGTACCTACTGCCAAGGAACTCCGCCTCTCCTCCATCTGTGTCTGAAGTCTATTTACACCAACAACAACTAGCACAATGCATTTTAttatacaaatacacacacacatatatatatgtgtgtgtgtgtctgtgtttatatatatatatatataggtcaCCGTACAGATACTATCTATAATTGTAATGTTAATTTGGATATATTTTTCTATATACTTTCACTGCCTTAGTCTTAGCACTTTCGTAGTTATCTTTAATGTAATTCGTTGAACTTTATTGCACTTTATTTGGTCTCTTGACCAAATCAGTCTACATTTTACTACCTGTTTTATTTgtataactgtgtgtgtgtgacaaatAATGCATCTTGACCCCTGTGAAGGCCTTATGTCCGTTAAAACTCTGGCTGCGGGTGGCTCAGTGCTTCAGTGCACAGATCATAGCTCATAGCTGGTGGAGCCCGGTGACCTTTCGGAGAAGTTTCCTGCTATAGATCTGTGTAAAAATGCTACCGCTAAACTGAGAGCCATGAACGCCTTTGGGAGCGGTGCCGGACATTCTTGCCCTTTCTCTGTTCCCAGGCCCATCTATACATCGGACTGGCCATAATTTGCGGGTTCGTGCTCTTCGATACTCAGCTCATCATTGAGAAGGCAGAGATGGGCGATAAGGACTACATCTGGTGAGTCTGCTTTCTGCGCTAACACTGCAGCGCTGCAGTGTCACGCTCCTCATAACACTAATGTGCAGCGAATCACAGCACTGCAATATAATCTGTCTTTAGGATTTATTAGCGCTGTGTAAAATGACTGCTGACATTGCTAAAAGATTATTTGCCAGTGGTCAAAATTTTTCTGATACTATTATGATTATTGCAGTAATTTTACGAGTGTTttagtgtgtgtactgtaaagCTTCTGGTAGTGTTCTCCTCTTTGATGAAATACGCAGAAATAAAAGTCACGTTACACTTCCCAGAGTTCTTCAGCTTTTTCTGTTCGAATGGTGCATGCAGTTTTACTAAACTATGCATTAATCCCAAATCAGCAGTTTGGGAATGACTGACTGATTCTGCCCGATGCTCTTTAAAAGGCACTGCGTGGACTTGTTCCTCGACTTTGTGACCATCTTCAGAAAGCTCATGGTCATCCTTGCCTTGAATGAGAaggtaagattttttttttgtggattcTGCGCTTGCAGTACAGATTGAGGCCTGACGTCTTGTTCACTTGGTCTTTGGTCCATTTCAGCATTTTAGTCTTGAAATGATCATTGACAGATATACTAGTGCAGGACCCCTCCCAAAGCCAAAGCCTGCCTGACTGTTGGAATGTTTGATGTCCTTTAAAGTAGGGATTCCCAACCGTTTGACGTCTTTGATCAGAACATGTAGTAAAAAAAAAGGcgtggtttgaacatgcagtggaaaccgcttatagtgatcacgaTTACAGTGATGAACCACTTATATGAATCAaaaaagcttgggacagaatcattcctgtatATTGTTTTATACataacagcatttttttttttaaacttgccTACTTCGCCTTGCGTAGCCCATCAGTGCAACTAATGCTacgtgcacagaaaacatgacgaGAAGAAGAGAGCCACCGAGCACAATGTTGTACTGTGTTATAGCATATTTGAATTATAACACAGATCAGTAATTTCATTTGTAAAGTGctgtaatgtgaaacagctgtactgtattttgaaagagTCAGTAAATATCAGTGCTGTCCATTCTATTACCttgtattcatgtaataaatacacaaatgtcaATTCGAgggtaatctgcctgagacataaagaaaaaggagaaaaaaatcagtCATAATGATCATttgcttatagtgatcaatttcacccagacagacatGATCACTAAAAGCGGTTTCCACTGCATATAGATTCCTTTTGAAAAATTAACTTTCTACTCCAGAAAAGCCCTTGTGTTCCGTGGCCCGGACTGGGAGGCGGAACCTTGCTTTAAATCATGTACAGGCGGTTCTCGAATGGTGCAAGTAATGCATTCCATAAACCCTTATGTAAGTCAAATTTTACGCAAGTCAGATCTTCCCATAACATTCACAGATACTTTACAGCAAAAAAACACGTAAGCTAAAAATACGTTAGAAATACTTACTAAACACATATTACATAAATGAAAAGATAAGGTTTCAGTTTACTTGAAGTTGTACGTTGTCTTCTTTTGTTAGTGCTTCCGTAAACACTATGTATCACAAACATTTTTTGCGTTAGTTTGGATTTTATGTGAATCGCGGGCTGTCAGTTTAAGTAtctgaaaatgtattttttttattatttttacatttattaaagTGTAACGTTGCATAAATACTACGTATTTGTACACAACATACAATTAGTGTAATTCAGTTCTTCCATACTTGCATTCCTTACATTGCTGCATGTGCTCCACCCTCTAGCTTTCCTTTGTGCTCTTATTGTCGAGGCATGACAGAAACAAGGGACAGATCAAATTTGGTGTGGCCTCGCCCTCTGAAAGCatgttaattattttttaagtcaTGTTGTCaagttaaaagttaattaaaaagTGAGTTCTACTCGAAATCCAATCCTGCCTTCAAAGAGAGCAACCAGACTTTCCTACTCGGTGGTAGATAGAAAAGCATCGGATGCTGTAGCCCTTGTACTGTGTTTCTTTCTGCCTCATGTTTCAGGgtgaggttgtgtgtgtgtgtgtgtgtgctgtgtgtgtgtgtgtgtgtgtgtgtgtgtgtgtgtgtgtgtgtgtgtgttgtgcctCATCTTGGCTTGTTCCCTGCATTGTGCCTCTAgcttctaggataggctccagacactGGGGCCTTGCATAGGAAGAGCGGGAATAGAAGATAGATGGCTGGATGTTTCAGAGTGTCACGCTTAAAGAAATCCCACCATTTTTAATAACCCATAACCTTCCAATTGGTTCCCCTTGAAAATTTTGCTTTGTTTGAAATAATAATTCAGTACAGACTTAACTTCCCTGAAAGAAGCACAGCCTTGTGGGCCTGCTGAACAGGGCCTGACATGACTCTGTCATACACATACACTGTGGTACTTTTGCTATGTTTTCTTAGTTCTTAAAGGTactaaaaagcatttaaaaaaaacaattgttCAGCACTAATCAGATGGTACTGGGGCTTCATGGTAGGTTCTCTAAGATTAATAATACAGTGGCCGTGTCAAGCTGGCTGCAGTTAAAACAGTGTGATGGGTAATAAAAAACCGGTAATATTTGGTGAAAATTTGAGCCACCAGAAAAGGTCTCCTTAAACTTGCCTGGGCTCCCtcacgatatatatatatataaaaccatGAAATTATATGTAAGAGCATGAAAAATGAAATTTCAATTACAGATAAAGAACTTGTTGATTAATCCCCAAAATATGTTGCGTACCGTGGTTTTTAGCTACCGTACCACCCAATGAGCCAGCTACAGTGTGTTTGGAATACAGATTATGCTTTTGTGGGTACCATTAAGTAAGCTTGCAGCATAATCCCACAGGTTATTTGGCAGAGATCGAACTTCAAAACTTTCCAATCTGTCTCCAGTTAGACTGAAATCGATAGAGCGATTTGGCTGGGCAGATCTCGGCGCTGAGATgagatgtattttattaatcccTAAGGGAGACTACTGACTTGCCAGTACAGCTAAAAAGGTACAGTCCCAAGCAATTATAGAATGAGAGagtagagaaaaatatataaggaAGAGCTCTAGAGAAAGCTTAAAGGCAAAGAACATCAGAAATCTGGAAGTTATACTCTGAACGTTGGAAATGTCTGATATGTTCGGAAACGTACTGAAAAAGTACAGAACTGcattaaagataaaaaaaaaaaaaaaacccttggaGATGTTGGAGGTGAGCATAGCCACCCTCACAAAATATTATCATGCCCAGTATTTCATCTGAATCATTTGCTTCAAGCTCAGGTTGTCCAGGATAACTGAGTGAACGTGCTTCCTAACTGCTTTATGTGCTAAGAGTTATTTTTGGGGAAAGTAGTTGCTAGTCGTCAGTAGACTTTCAGCCCTGTTGCTACCCATATTAGGGGTGTCAGAGTCCACTCTGGGAAGGTGGCCGTATGCTTCAGGCGACGTCCAGACAGAACGAAAGCAGCACATCGGCAGGAACAATCTGCCACATGCTTAAAGTGATGCCACAACCCTAGAGGATGCAAGAGCGAGTGCatgagtgacttataaaggagaTGACAGCCCTTTTAAAATGGAAGTCTCTCTCTTTATTAATAGCCACTATTGGTTTAATACTAGCAGTCGCACAAACAGGGAAGCGACAATTTACATGACACACGCTAAGGAACATGCTAATTACACAGTTACAACATTTACTATAAACAgaaatacacatacatatattaaaatgtgcatATTGATTGAAACTAATTTGCAATATTTAAAGTGCGACGCAAAGCATGCCAGTAACTGTCCTACTGACCAATCCCACAGCGCCACATTATGTCAGCCAACCGTGGACAGCATCAGAACAAACAGGTGGTGGGGCAAATCGGTGATCACTTCTCGTGCAACATCGTATTGTCAAAACAACATCGATGCCATCGTTATACGTTAAAGAACCTGTGTCCAGATGAGGGTCTCATTTTTCTTTATACAAATTGACAGTGTTACTTAAAGAATTCAGAGCACCGTCCGGATGAAGGTCAAGGAAGGTGCAGAACTTATTCTGTACCTCACTGATGATCTCTTTCTCTTAAAATCTGTCAGTTCTTTGGGTTTGCTGATGTTCCTCTGCAGACAGTGGACCTCCAGCCCTGAAGACTGACCAGCATTGGTACCTAGAGGAATGTCTGAGAGCTCCTCTTCGATTTAGATCTGAATCTTAAATGAACCCTGGTCAGTTTTGAACTTCATTGGCTAGAAGTTGGCATGCTGCGCAGATTGAAGTGGCTTGATAAAATACCATTAACTCGTAAGGATCCTGATTTCTGACATGTAAATTGAAACCTAACCGGGTCCCTTTTTATGGCAAATTTTTATGTCTTTCATAGCCGACGTTTGAAATTACAGATTAGTAGTGTGATGGACGTCTGCTTGGACCCTGCTTTCCCTCCTCCCTCAAAGAGAACATGAAACGAAGCGCAGATCACCTTTCAGAACCCTCAGAAGGAGCAGATGGTCTTTGACAGGATTCAGCCCTATTAGTCAAAGGCGTTGTCGACACCCACGGATCCTGCCGGCTCTGTGCTGTTGCCGCGGGGATTAGATGTTCAGTGgaagttttccttttttttcccctccataTTCCTCGTGTCGTTTTAACGAGCTCCTTTATTGCGGAGGCAGCGACTGCTGCGTCCTGAGCGacgttttttttcctccctcccagAAATATCTGTAGTGCTGTGGGTTATGTGGCGTTCAGGCTGTGctgtctttctgtgtgtttctcCACTCACGGTGTGCTCCATGTGCAGGAcaagaagaaagaaaagaagTAGAGGAGTTATGTGCGGATGAAGGCGACGCTGAAGACCACGTGTCCTCAATCTCCTGAACTACTTTTAAGAATGCACCAGAGGAAACCATGACCCGGAGTAGTATCTTAAATCGCAGTGAAGTTTTCACTTTAACTTTCAGATAATTATTTAGATTGTTTTGATTTTGTATAATGATGTAGAGTCTAATTTTTCGGGCAGTTGAATTTTGGCTTCACACAAGGGGTGACATTTGAGCTGTAATTTTAAGTTTCTTCTTTTGTGTCGTGAAATggaatatgtgtgtatgtatacttTGTATGGATCGTTGCTAAACTGGGCTGCACAAGACATCTGATAGAAAATTCTATGTCGTTATTGTTATACTTTTTTtcatttaagttttttttattttgtgtacGGTAAAAGATCAGTACCATCAGATACCCCGCCGAACAACTACAACtgaaaaaacaaagcaaaatacAGAATTAAATCACGCATTTTGAGTTCTGCATCTTGCCAAGAATTCAGCACAGAAACTGATCTGGTTAATCCAGGCTGTAGGAGATTCGAGAAGAGTAACAGCTACGTGCTGCAACATTCACAAATTCCGCAATAAGGCTCGAGGAAGAGCGTTGCATTGAATCACTGTTTTCTTGCCCGTGGTCAGTCTAGCTAATAGGATTCTTTGAGTTATCGTGGCTGATTTAGCAAGAAAATTATATGAAATAAAACTGTAGGTCTAGTACTAATACAGAATTGAGCCTCAATCGTTTATTATAACAGAGGCATTAACTCATTTGTGTAATGCATTTGGAACCAAGGATGGTACGATTCACCGATTCGCATCAGTGCATAAAAGTTCATGATGTGACTGCCACGATTAAAAAAGTGCgccggatacaatttgggatacATCATTTCTAACAACTTTGCATCAGTAAAATCTAATTTATTAATGTAGAATAGGTAGTTAAATCATTTTGCTTGAttaattttgtattatttttttagttCACAACTGGTGTTATTAATGTTTTTATGGTTGTTATGCTTCCAAACGTCTTTTATTGCGAACCTGCTTGCGTTTGTAAGCTGCTGCTCGCAAAATCAAGCTTACTTCTGTCTGAGTTTGGGAAACTAAAATATATGGCTCCTGGCTCATCCGACTTTTAGAGGAATAAAACTGAGCCAtccgtttgtttttattttgaaacgTATTAATAATGAGCCGGGTAGAAGTTTATTTGGTTCGCGTTAAATGCTATATGTTTAGCAAAATTAGATGTATTTAAACCAGTAACTGGTTACATATTACTTGATATAATTTTGTAATATTTGCCCATGTTTTGGAATTAAcatagaaaagtttaatttgtgACTTTTGTAAACTGCTGCAcgcaaaaaaaacacttttctgTCTGTGAAGGGAGAAGAATCGCCATTTCATTATTATGTTTATGGGAAAGTGCGGAAGAatctttaataataattaagctTGTTTTTTGCTCTGGtactttttatttaaatttctttttttaGATTTAGGCCTGCAGGCGagtctttagttttattttggTGGTGTAAATCATCCACCTCTCCCATCGTATTGCATCCTCACCAGCTCATAAAATCCGTGAAATCCGACTGGAACCGCAGTTGCAGTGGCTGTGCCGGACCTTTGGCACCTCCCTCTCCATGCCACGTCACATTATTAACATACCAAAACACAACGAATTTCCCTGTCGGCAGGGTCCCGGCCTGGCCTGGTCAACCAGCGCGCGGCCAggcttaaataaataattattagtaGATGTCTTGTGCCTTTATTATTAGGAAAGTAGAAAATAATCTGACCAGTAGTTTAATATTTAGATTGATCCCCCAGTAAACTGTATCTCAAGCGCAATCTCTCATCTCCACTCCCCCACTGCTCTGCTAGTCTCTCGGCCAAATCTCGCGGGAGTTGGAGGCGTGTCTGGCGTCGCCCCGCCCCGTGTCATGGCGAATCGCGCCGCATCGCAATAGGGCGGCATCCTATcgcaataggaattgctgtatatGCATCTTTAATATACTGGATTGTTGGCAATGCATAGTGATGTGTGTCGTATCGAGATTATCTTTTATTGAAACAAAACAGTGTCTACCTTAAATTTCAGCTTTTCAAATTGTCATTCAGCCTTGAAGCTTAAAGGATTCTTTCCCCAGGGTCGGCGTCATGGTGGAGGGGGGCATTAACAGTccatcacccccctccccctcaaatTCCACCCACCTgtctgtaattttattttttaatgaagGCATTCATTCTGTAACATGTGCTGTCTCTCCCAGATACATTTCTACGGATCGTCTACTAACCCAATGATCTCCCCAACCCAATCGACAATTTTTTTACCGTCGTCACTGCTGCCCACCCCCCGTCAAATTTCCTCTGCCGCCAagactgacaccccccccccttaaatatttttaattcttGGAAAAGAATCTTAGCTGGGAGTATAGCAGTAACCAGTTCTGTCCAGCGGGTGTCACTGTTGTTTAGCTTTGAATTGCATGGTTTACTGCTTCTCTTGCTTAATTGAAGGAAAGACTCGTGTATCTTTTATCATGACTTAAAGATTTAAAGTTTTTTCCTTTTGCCTCCTAATGAGGATGTCTGAATTACTTGTATGCCTTTGCCAGTGCTTTGAACTTTGTCGTGAGAAATGTTCTTGCGGTGAATTTCTGACACGCGTCGGCCCTTTAGGCTTCGCTATCGATGTTTAAACCTGGGGTCGACCTGACAGGAAAGGTCAGACATCTTCATTCCTGTTTCATTTTATGTTCCTTGCAGGGAGTGAAAAATGTTCCCTCTGATCTGTGAAAGAACCATGCTTAAGACCTGCCTGCCTTGGCAGACCTTTGCAGAAATTACTGCTGCCTTTCTCtgtgtggcttttttttttaccctcgAGGTATTTGTGAAGATTGCTGGTGGTACAATCGCGTTGAGAAAATGACATGTAGTAACAGAAGTGTGAGAAGCGTAATCTTTTTTCCTCCCCTGAACAATTCTGGAGAAAAAAGTACCAAGTGCAATGATGGTGGGGGGTGAAGGAGTGCTATCTCTGTGTGAACCCAGTCTCACTGTATGTCCTGTGCTGAGCTATTGtatttacccccctcccccgccacccATGTTCATCTCCTTCACTACACATCAATTGAGCCCTTTTAACCAAATTTTCTGAATGAAGATATTTCTTGGTGTTCAAATGGCTTCTTTCCAATTCAATCCATTGGAAGGACCGCAGCTCTGTCGCATGTTTACTGCAGTTCTGTTGACATCAAAATGTAACATATCAAATGCGTTCCCCTCCCTTTCATTGGGAAAGTAGTCTTTATTAATTAGTGCCAACA harbors:
- the tegt gene encoding probable Bax inhibitor 1, yielding MNVFDRNIDFDALFKFSQISPSTQEHLKNVYSCLAVCMLVATAGSCVHCITQLFQGGLLSLLGSLAMMLWLTMTPHNHETEKKRLAILAGFAFFTGVGLGPTLDFAIAINPSIIVTAFLGTSVIFVCFTLSALYAKRRSYLFLGGALMSGLSILFLVSLFSMFIGSAFPFKAHLYIGLAIICGFVLFDTQLIIEKAEMGDKDYIWHCVDLFLDFVTIFRKLMVILALNEKDKKKEKK